From Laspinema palackyanum D2c, the proteins below share one genomic window:
- a CDS encoding sugar transferase, whose translation MDKRKLDIRAPLIAKLSRGTGIGSLRIILLIVLDSVMLSYAWLLADKFGTPVGAFSLIATQNDNPGFLIPILVITLGIVASAGLYGTDDRRRDFFNLIKSLSFAQCVLLFIGYLYEPEAVISRSTFLLSWIFAIAFVLSERLILHLTIVYLRHRGAIRQRIGLVCKPKDIETAKRFIVKSKQYKICDVEDLSIREKSHDWSEMIQRLREKAVSEVFVCSELSVRDQIYLYWELKRAGIHLRILPLGLELPIQWSEIKMVNGIPSMRFRSPPIIGGDYWIKRGFDLVAAGIIIFLISPGLLLLAILIKVDSPGPIFYKQVRMGLKGRHFQVWKFRTMVTNAEQLQKDLEAKNEMAGGIMFKMKDDPRITRVGKFIRRYSLDELPQIINVLNGEMSLVGPRPFPLRDVERFSEHHFMRHEVLPGITGLWQVSGRSDIVDFEEVFRLDMTYIQNWSVSLDFQILFQTVKVVFAKEGAY comes from the coding sequence ATGGATAAAAGAAAACTTGATATACGCGCTCCACTCATTGCCAAGCTCAGTCGCGGGACGGGCATTGGCTCACTCCGGATTATCCTGTTAATTGTCCTCGATAGTGTGATGTTGAGCTATGCGTGGCTACTCGCGGACAAGTTCGGCACTCCCGTTGGAGCCTTTAGCTTGATAGCCACTCAGAATGACAATCCCGGATTTTTAATTCCGATTCTGGTGATTACCTTGGGGATTGTCGCGTCAGCGGGACTTTATGGCACCGATGATCGGCGACGAGATTTTTTTAATCTCATCAAATCCTTGAGCTTTGCCCAGTGTGTTTTATTATTTATTGGCTACCTCTACGAACCCGAAGCGGTCATTTCTCGTTCAACCTTCTTGCTATCTTGGATCTTTGCGATCGCTTTTGTGCTGAGTGAGCGGTTAATCCTGCATTTAACCATTGTTTATTTGCGGCACAGAGGTGCAATCCGTCAGCGCATTGGCTTAGTTTGTAAACCCAAAGATATTGAAACTGCTAAACGATTTATTGTTAAAAGTAAACAATACAAAATTTGTGATGTAGAAGACCTCTCGATCCGAGAAAAAAGCCACGATTGGTCGGAGATGATTCAACGACTGAGGGAAAAAGCCGTCAGCGAAGTGTTTGTCTGTTCGGAACTCTCAGTCCGAGACCAAATTTACCTGTATTGGGAGTTGAAACGCGCCGGGATTCACCTGAGAATTCTCCCCTTGGGACTGGAACTGCCGATTCAGTGGTCAGAGATTAAGATGGTCAATGGCATCCCGAGTATGAGATTTAGATCGCCGCCGATTATTGGGGGGGATTACTGGATCAAACGGGGATTTGATTTAGTCGCTGCGGGCATCATTATCTTTTTAATTAGTCCGGGGTTGCTGTTGTTAGCAATACTGATTAAGGTGGATTCCCCCGGTCCCATTTTTTACAAACAAGTGCGAATGGGATTAAAAGGCCGTCATTTCCAAGTTTGGAAGTTTCGGACAATGGTGACGAATGCCGAACAGTTACAAAAAGATTTGGAAGCGAAGAATGAAATGGCCGGGGGAATTATGTTCAAAATGAAGGATGATCCCCGGATCACACGAGTTGGCAAGTTTATCCGACGGTATAGTTTGGACGAACTGCCACAAATTATCAATGTTTTAAATGGGGAGATGAGTTTAGTTGGTCCTCGTCCGTTCCCCTTGCGAGATGTGGAACGCTTTTCAGAACATCACTTTATGCGCCATGAAGTCCTGCCAGGAATTACGGGATTATGGCAGGTTTCTGGGCGATCGGATATTGTGGATTTTGAGGAAGTCTTCCGCCTGGATATGACCTACATTCAAAATTGGTCTGTGTCTCTGGATTTCCAGATTTTATTCCAGACGGTGAAGGTGGTGTTTGCCAAAGAGGGGGCCTATTAG
- a CDS encoding thylakoid membrane photosystem I accumulation factor, protein MLYSMFYSGLRTGSIRGKKSLNLAVDLCRVMAKRLVVAIAMVSCLWLMLTPGAIAGLNDDNFDGNIYALYGGNGSLVPPRVSLEQSLSRDDRATVLVFFLDDSSDCKEYTAVVSQIQAFYGRAADILPLNVDAIPVKDEYAPTEPGYYYSGVVPQTVVLDLEGKVVYDGKGQVSYESIDDVLRQVYDLLPRSESIDLKRRAPNEVSVELSR, encoded by the coding sequence ATGTTGTATTCTATGTTTTATTCTGGGTTGCGTACTGGTAGCATCCGTGGCAAGAAATCTCTAAATTTAGCCGTTGACTTATGTCGAGTGATGGCGAAACGACTGGTGGTGGCGATCGCAATGGTGAGTTGTCTGTGGTTGATGCTCACCCCAGGGGCGATCGCCGGTCTCAACGATGATAACTTTGATGGCAATATTTACGCCCTCTATGGTGGCAATGGTTCCTTAGTCCCACCGAGAGTCTCCCTAGAACAGTCTCTCTCCCGGGACGATCGCGCCACGGTGTTAGTGTTTTTCCTCGATGACAGCAGTGATTGCAAGGAATACACCGCCGTTGTTTCGCAGATTCAGGCATTCTACGGAAGGGCCGCTGATATTTTACCCCTGAATGTGGATGCCATTCCCGTCAAGGATGAATATGCACCCACGGAACCTGGGTACTATTATTCTGGGGTTGTTCCTCAAACCGTTGTCCTGGATTTAGAGGGTAAAGTCGTTTATGACGGCAAGGGACAAGTTTCTTACGAGTCCATTGATGATGTGTTGCGTCAAGTGTATGACTTGCTGCCGCGATCGGAATCGATTGATCTTAAACGGCGTGCTCCCAATGAGGTGAGTGTCGAACTCTCTCGGTAA
- a CDS encoding glycerate kinase, with protein MEKKWAIASILEEWQQGVRPTGSTWEALIQQELADPLLAQGYGISPETVESQLKARSQALAVILPHLEQFPFPGDKILEPLWQLWLPLAMKLIASHQKLGRPWMQGILGGQGTGKTTLGKILTWILSHLGYSTLALSIDDLYKTYSERQQLRQEDPRLIWRGPPGTHDVELGINLLDRLRNPDRQTIAVPRFDKSLWEGQGDRSTEPSLVEGVDILLLEGWFVGVRPVDPAVFDNPPWPIMTQADRSFARDMNQRLRDYLPLWDRLDGLMVLYPQDYRLSLQWRMQAEWEMKAQGKGGMSDGEIGEFVEYFWKALHPELFVRPLLSPGSEVDLAIEMGSDRRIIKVYSPRQIGGNSGMP; from the coding sequence ATGGAAAAAAAGTGGGCGATCGCCTCGATTCTGGAGGAGTGGCAGCAGGGAGTTCGACCCACCGGATCCACTTGGGAAGCATTAATCCAACAAGAACTCGCCGACCCCCTTCTTGCTCAGGGGTATGGGATTTCCCCGGAAACGGTGGAGTCCCAACTCAAGGCCCGATCGCAGGCATTAGCGGTGATTCTACCCCACCTGGAGCAATTTCCCTTCCCGGGAGACAAAATACTCGAACCCTTATGGCAATTGTGGTTACCCTTGGCGATGAAACTGATCGCCTCTCACCAGAAATTAGGACGACCCTGGATGCAAGGGATTTTAGGAGGACAGGGAACGGGGAAAACCACCCTGGGGAAAATTTTAACCTGGATTTTGAGTCATCTGGGCTATTCTACCTTGGCCCTTTCTATCGATGACCTTTATAAAACCTATTCAGAACGGCAGCAGTTGCGGCAGGAGGACCCGCGTCTGATTTGGCGAGGACCTCCGGGGACTCACGATGTGGAATTAGGAATTAACCTCTTGGATCGCTTGCGGAATCCCGATAGACAAACCATTGCCGTTCCCCGATTTGATAAATCATTGTGGGAGGGACAAGGCGATCGCAGCACAGAACCCTCCCTGGTTGAGGGTGTAGATATCCTGTTATTGGAAGGGTGGTTTGTGGGAGTGCGTCCCGTGGATCCGGCAGTGTTTGACAATCCCCCTTGGCCGATTATGACGCAAGCAGACCGCAGTTTTGCCCGAGATATGAATCAGCGATTGCGGGATTATTTGCCGTTGTGGGACCGATTAGATGGGTTGATGGTGTTGTATCCCCAGGATTATCGCCTCAGTTTGCAATGGCGGATGCAGGCGGAATGGGAAATGAAGGCCCAGGGTAAGGGGGGAATGAGTGATGGGGAAATCGGGGAATTTGTAGAATATTTTTGGAAGGCGTTGCATCCGGAGTTGTTTGTCAGGCCCCTATTGAGTCCGGGTTCCGAGGTGGACTTGGCGATCGAGATGGGAAGCGATCGCCGGATTATCAAGGTTTACAGTCCCCGGCAGATTGGGGGAAACTCAGGAATGCCTTGA
- a CDS encoding DUF565 domain-containing protein, whose amino-acid sequence MQNTRLNSLFDGAVSELRQSLRNPWRRISVLLISFLMGNFLGTAISTIAGQNANLDVMVAAVLIVLTEVYSYFFYRIHEQMKRSLLAQGINSFKIGMIYSLFVLAFTLGS is encoded by the coding sequence ATGCAGAATACCCGTCTGAACAGTCTGTTTGATGGTGCCGTTTCTGAACTGAGGCAATCCTTACGCAATCCGTGGCGACGGATCTCCGTACTGCTGATTAGCTTTTTAATGGGTAATTTTCTGGGAACGGCAATTAGTACGATCGCCGGACAAAATGCCAACTTAGATGTGATGGTAGCGGCTGTTTTAATTGTATTAACCGAAGTCTATAGTTATTTTTTCTATCGGATTCACGAGCAAATGAAGCGATCGCTATTGGCCCAGGGAATCAATTCTTTTAAAATTGGCATGATTTACAGTCTATTCGTCCTTGCCTTTACCCTCGGTTCTTAA
- a CDS encoding ArnT family glycosyltransferase encodes MKLHINRFWDNESQISVPTKFALLLSILGLLGIGWIAFLWKLGSVGLVDETEPLFAEAARQMVVTGDWITPYFNQETRFDKPPLIYWLMAIAYQIFGVNEWAVRLPSALAAIFLMGFVFFTLLYFTVPHSSIALEAKGPEQTQNIPRKAWFCAGLGGAIAALNFQTIAWGRIGVSDMLLSACMGSALLAFFWGYANSNVFQHPENQLEPPLHSTVLTPHAWYVIFYIFIALAILAKGPVGIVLPGLIIGSFAIYLGKVKELWREIKPTRGILIITIIALPWYILVTLANGETYIQTFFGYHNFERFTQVVNNHSEAWYFYFLVLLAGFSPWSIYLPIAITRLRFWKRSRWQNQPRANHLGLLAVFWLGGIFIFFTIAVTKLPSYILPALPAAAILVALFWSEESFKTEGDRQPNRFSLFAGVSVIGNLILFLLMATAMLYVPRLLDPDPAMPEFPRILTNSGLIERSALILMATALVGVILVLKRQWRWMMAVNMAGFVAFFMLAVMPVYFIFDSERQLPVRQLAEIIEQMKQPEQQVVMVAFEKPSLVFYSHQPIKFFRRSTQARAYLQELAVKNSNLLPFLVVGYPDKIQGLEVANPEEYQLIAERGNYLLLEMPQQLFLPEGIGNKEEGEGND; translated from the coding sequence ATGAAACTTCACATAAATCGCTTTTGGGATAATGAGAGTCAAATAAGCGTACCGACTAAGTTCGCTTTACTATTATCGATTTTGGGGCTATTAGGGATTGGATGGATTGCCTTTTTATGGAAATTAGGCAGTGTTGGGTTAGTGGATGAAACGGAACCTTTGTTTGCAGAAGCAGCCCGACAAATGGTAGTCACGGGGGATTGGATTACGCCTTATTTTAATCAAGAAACGCGATTTGATAAACCTCCGTTGATTTATTGGTTGATGGCGATCGCCTACCAAATTTTTGGGGTCAATGAATGGGCGGTCCGTCTACCTTCCGCATTAGCGGCCATTTTTTTGATGGGTTTCGTCTTCTTTACCCTGCTTTATTTTACCGTTCCCCACTCCTCCATTGCCTTAGAAGCTAAAGGACCGGAACAGACCCAGAATATCCCTCGAAAAGCCTGGTTTTGTGCCGGACTCGGGGGGGCGATCGCCGCTTTGAATTTTCAAACCATTGCTTGGGGAAGAATCGGCGTTTCTGATATGTTATTGAGTGCTTGCATGGGAAGCGCCCTCCTTGCATTTTTTTGGGGATATGCCAATTCCAATGTTTTCCAACATCCTGAAAATCAACTGGAACCCCCTCTGCACTCAACGGTCTTAACTCCCCATGCCTGGTATGTAATTTTTTACATTTTTATCGCCTTAGCCATTCTCGCTAAAGGACCTGTGGGAATTGTTTTACCCGGATTAATTATTGGATCTTTTGCAATTTATCTGGGAAAAGTCAAAGAATTATGGCGGGAAATTAAACCCACACGCGGTATTTTAATCATCACAATTATCGCTTTACCTTGGTATATTTTAGTCACCTTAGCCAATGGTGAAACCTATATCCAGACATTTTTTGGATATCATAATTTTGAACGCTTTACTCAGGTGGTTAACAATCATAGTGAAGCCTGGTATTTTTACTTTTTAGTCCTGTTAGCGGGATTTTCTCCTTGGTCGATTTATTTACCCATTGCCATCACCCGCTTACGCTTTTGGAAACGCAGTCGCTGGCAGAATCAACCCCGGGCTAATCATCTGGGTTTATTGGCTGTATTTTGGTTAGGTGGTATCTTTATCTTCTTTACCATTGCCGTTACTAAACTCCCTAGTTATATTCTTCCCGCCCTCCCTGCTGCTGCCATATTAGTGGCGTTGTTTTGGAGTGAAGAGAGTTTTAAAACAGAGGGCGATCGTCAACCCAATCGCTTCAGTCTATTTGCGGGAGTTTCCGTCATCGGTAACTTAATCTTATTCTTACTCATGGCAACTGCTATGCTCTATGTTCCCCGACTCTTAGACCCAGATCCAGCCATGCCAGAATTCCCCCGAATATTGACCAATTCTGGTTTAATTGAACGAAGCGCTTTAATTTTAATGGCAACTGCCTTAGTGGGGGTAATTTTGGTCTTAAAACGCCAGTGGCGATGGATGATGGCTGTTAATATGGCTGGATTTGTGGCGTTTTTCATGTTGGCAGTTATGCCGGTTTATTTTATCTTTGATAGCGAACGGCAATTGCCGGTCCGCCAATTAGCTGAAATTATTGAACAGATGAAACAACCGGAACAGCAGGTGGTGATGGTTGCCTTTGAAAAACCTAGTTTAGTCTTTTACAGTCATCAACCGATTAAATTTTTTAGAAGGTCCACTCAGGCGCGAGCATATTTGCAAGAATTAGCGGTAAAAAATTCCAATCTACTGCCGTTTTTAGTGGTGGGATATCCGGATAAGATTCAGGGGTTGGAAGTTGCTAATCCTGAAGAGTATCAACTGATTGCTGAACGGGGGAATTATTTGCTACTGGAAATGCCGCAACAGTTGTTTTTACCCGAGGGAATAGGAAACAAGGAGGAGGGGGAAGGGAACGACTGA
- a CDS encoding hybrid sensor histidine kinase/response regulator codes for MSAFGHLILLDEAEAPVGVLDVGCLLLDLLQGETTNPDWGLSEERNSLPHTDLGTLIARFCSVVGNGSQNGEGVPDAPTAHDLDIWQQAVAGLSPRAVASVERVEARMSLTQFWERLQTQDPDRPRQPAWVVVDAEGKCLGLLDFPRAIAAIAQNTRFVPQNPGTPEQPSGGPEALSGIKAWPFGAVRPLGELLEEIPLPMKLQTSGGKVAIYNQAWRTYFDSFSEPETDPSGEVRTPFQPTSNREPDHLEHPDSDPLSRGLCPLPKGSDRVWQFVKIPIGLAFSERSPNMSGQDSPLDPSQGPEFADPHSTGNHPPVSASIPSDGSQTESLWLVLAQDVTVQQQVAKELAAKNADLMQMNRLKDEFLACISHELKTPLTAVLGLSSLLKERTLGPLTDRQARYAQMIYTSGRHLMNVVNDILDLTRIESGQMELILEPVSIPDVCDRAFDQAKQAHHPSDAPVHGSSSNAAITELEIPFTLELEPGLPSPVADELRLRQMLYNLISNAIKFTANGGEIGLRVNRWEGWLAFTVWDTGIGIPAQKQHLIFQKFQQLENPMTRQFEGTGLGLALTQRLARAHGGDVTFISKEGVGSEFTLLLPPCPPQQTTTLTERTAPTKNRLILIVEAVPRYIDDLTERFNELGYHVAIARAGTEAVEKARRLQPRAIFLNLFLPMLSGWDVLTLLKSDPQTRHIPAIVMATEVDKERAIRAQCNGFLTLPVKGNSLEKTLEGLMQQDPFEESLATPQTTLTVLRLSPFDPEYRDLDERSPEEYSNGLSDQLNGLLASGLNPSASYHYRVLEADDLEQAELLARVWHLDAILLDPAHHLPNPSLFIQQFSQYPALAAVPLVTLDRQIALSASQVPGLTVFPYLNPVHGSDKTDEAQWPNVTALFQAVEVAVGMSSKPAILAIDLSILCQFSDRYEAVTPGVSKRSGTAESGRFPVDSTSTKHEWLQASIQYIQTAGFRCWMGRSWSEVWQQLQHQSVDLLLIYVPDSLPPQFPMEALKVLEQLPDRPAILIVDRSLETPEAATNGEFRSSLKAIATQLLPPSLSMEELLDSINQSLKI; via the coding sequence ATGTCTGCATTTGGGCACCTCATCCTCCTCGATGAAGCGGAAGCTCCGGTAGGGGTCCTCGATGTGGGCTGTTTGCTCCTGGATTTATTACAAGGGGAAACTACGAATCCGGATTGGGGGTTAAGCGAGGAGAGAAATAGCCTGCCTCACACGGATTTAGGCACCTTGATAGCCCGCTTCTGTTCGGTCGTGGGGAATGGCAGCCAGAATGGGGAAGGGGTTCCCGATGCACCGACTGCCCATGATTTAGACATTTGGCAGCAAGCAGTGGCCGGATTGAGTCCCCGAGCAGTCGCCTCGGTGGAGAGGGTGGAGGCTAGGATGAGCTTAACTCAGTTCTGGGAGAGACTCCAAACCCAAGACCCGGACCGACCTAGGCAACCGGCGTGGGTGGTGGTGGATGCCGAGGGCAAATGCTTAGGGTTGTTGGATTTTCCCCGGGCGATCGCGGCGATCGCCCAAAATACCAGATTCGTTCCTCAGAACCCAGGAACCCCTGAGCAACCGTCCGGAGGTCCCGAGGCCCTCAGTGGGATCAAAGCTTGGCCGTTTGGGGCGGTTCGTCCCCTGGGGGAACTCCTAGAAGAAATTCCCTTGCCCATGAAATTGCAAACTTCAGGGGGGAAAGTGGCCATTTACAACCAAGCATGGCGGACCTACTTTGACTCCTTCTCAGAACCGGAGACTGACCCCTCCGGTGAAGTCCGCACCCCATTCCAACCGACCTCGAATCGGGAACCAGACCACTTAGAACACCCAGACTCAGACCCTCTGAGCAGGGGTTTATGTCCCTTACCGAAAGGGTCGGACCGCGTGTGGCAGTTTGTGAAAATCCCGATCGGTCTTGCTTTCTCAGAGCGATCGCCCAATATGTCCGGGCAGGATTCCCCCTTGGACCCTTCACAAGGGCCAGAATTTGCGGACCCCCACTCCACCGGGAATCACCCCCCAGTTTCGGCCTCCATCCCCTCGGATGGGTCCCAGACAGAATCCCTCTGGTTGGTTCTCGCTCAAGATGTCACGGTTCAGCAGCAAGTCGCCAAAGAGCTGGCGGCCAAAAATGCCGATTTGATGCAAATGAACCGGCTCAAAGATGAATTTCTGGCCTGTATCAGTCACGAACTCAAAACCCCCCTCACCGCTGTTCTGGGATTATCCAGTTTGCTCAAAGAACGGACCCTCGGCCCCCTGACCGATCGCCAAGCTCGCTATGCTCAAATGATCTACACCAGTGGGCGACATTTGATGAATGTGGTCAACGATATCCTGGATCTCACCCGGATCGAGAGTGGACAGATGGAACTGATTCTCGAACCCGTGAGCATCCCGGATGTCTGCGATCGCGCCTTTGACCAAGCCAAACAGGCCCATCATCCCTCCGATGCCCCAGTTCATGGCAGCAGCAGCAATGCCGCCATTACCGAACTCGAAATCCCCTTTACCCTGGAACTGGAACCCGGTTTACCGAGCCCGGTGGCGGATGAATTGCGCCTGCGCCAAATGCTGTACAATCTCATCTCTAACGCCATTAAATTCACCGCCAATGGCGGAGAAATTGGCCTGAGAGTGAATCGCTGGGAAGGCTGGCTGGCATTCACCGTCTGGGATACGGGGATTGGCATTCCTGCCCAAAAACAGCACTTGATTTTTCAAAAATTCCAACAATTGGAAAACCCGATGACCAGGCAGTTTGAGGGAACGGGTTTGGGATTGGCGTTAACTCAGCGCCTTGCGCGTGCTCATGGGGGGGATGTGACTTTTATTTCCAAAGAAGGGGTGGGGAGTGAATTTACCCTGCTGTTACCCCCTTGTCCCCCGCAACAGACCACGACCCTCACGGAACGCACAGCCCCCACAAAGAACCGCTTAATTTTAATTGTGGAAGCGGTCCCTCGATATATTGATGATTTGACCGAACGGTTCAATGAGTTGGGTTATCACGTCGCGATCGCCCGTGCAGGGACTGAGGCGGTGGAAAAGGCTCGACGCTTACAACCTCGGGCTATTTTTTTGAATTTATTCTTGCCGATGCTCTCCGGTTGGGACGTGCTGACCCTGCTCAAATCTGACCCCCAAACCCGACATATCCCGGCGATCGTCATGGCAACGGAGGTGGACAAGGAACGGGCGATTCGGGCGCAGTGTAATGGGTTTTTAACCCTGCCTGTGAAGGGAAATTCCCTGGAAAAAACTTTAGAGGGGTTAATGCAGCAGGACCCGTTCGAGGAGAGTTTGGCAACCCCACAAACCACCCTGACGGTGTTGCGATTGAGTCCATTTGACCCGGAATATCGGGACCTCGACGAGCGATCGCCCGAGGAGTACAGCAATGGGTTGAGCGATCAACTCAACGGACTACTCGCCTCGGGGTTAAATCCCTCAGCGTCCTATCATTATCGGGTTTTAGAGGCCGATGATCTTGAACAAGCTGAATTATTGGCCCGAGTCTGGCATCTGGACGCCATCTTGCTGGATCCCGCCCATCACCTCCCCAACCCCAGTCTGTTTATCCAACAATTCAGCCAATATCCCGCCCTCGCTGCGGTCCCCCTGGTGACCCTCGATCGCCAAATTGCTCTATCCGCCTCTCAAGTACCCGGGTTGACGGTGTTTCCCTATCTCAACCCCGTTCATGGCAGCGATAAGACGGATGAGGCTCAATGGCCCAATGTCACAGCGTTATTCCAGGCGGTGGAAGTCGCCGTGGGAATGAGTTCTAAACCGGCAATTTTAGCCATTGATCTCTCGATTTTGTGCCAGTTTTCGGACCGATACGAAGCCGTCACCCCGGGAGTATCGAAACGGTCGGGAACTGCGGAATCGGGCCGTTTCCCCGTCGATTCTACCTCGACCAAACACGAGTGGTTACAAGCTTCGATTCAATATATTCAAACCGCTGGTTTTAGATGTTGGATGGGTCGTTCTTGGTCAGAAGTTTGGCAGCAATTGCAACATCAAAGTGTGGATTTGCTGTTAATTTATGTTCCGGATTCTCTCCCCCCTCAGTTCCCAATGGAGGCGCTGAAAGTGTTGGAACAACTTCCCGATCGCCCCGCCATTTTAATCGTCGATCGCTCCTTAGAAACCCCCGAAGCAGCCACCAACGGAGAATTCCGGTCCAGTTTAAAGGCGATCGCCACCCAACTCTTACCCCCTTCTCTATCAATGGAGGAGTTACTCGATTCCATTAACCAATCGTTGAAAATTTGA
- a CDS encoding circadian clock protein KaiA — protein sequence MQNKLSICTFGPSDILAQSLTQFLESDRYALTYFQGADEFLAFVEREKQQLDCLILQAHPNLKGLTRQLHRQSTLLPAVIVHLGSHQASESAEAPASDLNDILLTAVKSPENGEFVSSKVVYHTAESHISVPQLPEIGRAVEKAITQFINFSPVSWESDRTQPTPNSSPDTSTQNFLGPQQRMLAEKLRERLGYLGVYYKRNPKRFLRNLPPAERQHFLDELQAEYRDIVLNYFSSDGSLNQKIDEMVSTAFLADISVTQIVEIHMDLMDDFSKQLKLEGRSEEILLDYRLTLIDIIAHLCEMYRRSIPRDA from the coding sequence TTGCAAAACAAACTGTCTATTTGTACTTTCGGGCCGTCGGATATCCTGGCGCAATCGCTCACCCAGTTTTTGGAGAGCGATCGCTATGCGCTCACTTATTTTCAGGGGGCTGATGAGTTTCTCGCCTTTGTCGAACGAGAAAAGCAACAGCTTGACTGTTTAATTTTACAAGCTCATCCCAACTTAAAGGGCCTCACCCGTCAACTCCATCGACAATCCACGCTCTTGCCTGCAGTGATTGTACATCTGGGTTCCCATCAAGCCAGTGAATCAGCCGAAGCTCCAGCTTCTGACCTTAACGACATCCTACTCACTGCCGTCAAATCCCCGGAAAATGGGGAGTTTGTCTCCTCCAAAGTGGTCTATCATACCGCTGAAAGCCACATTTCGGTACCTCAACTCCCCGAGATCGGTCGTGCTGTCGAAAAAGCGATCACCCAGTTTATTAACTTCTCCCCAGTCTCCTGGGAAAGCGATCGCACTCAACCCACCCCCAATTCATCTCCAGACACCTCCACTCAAAACTTTCTCGGCCCTCAGCAACGAATGCTCGCCGAAAAATTGAGGGAGCGATTAGGATACCTTGGTGTGTACTACAAACGCAATCCCAAACGCTTTCTGCGGAACCTCCCTCCCGCAGAACGACAACATTTTTTAGATGAACTCCAAGCCGAATATCGTGATATTGTTTTGAATTATTTCTCAAGCGATGGCTCCCTCAATCAAAAAATTGATGAGATGGTCAGCACCGCTTTTTTGGCTGATATTTCCGTCACCCAGATTGTGGAAATACACATGGATTTAATGGATGATTTTTCCAAACAACTTAAACTAGAAGGGCGCAGTGAAGAAATTCTCTTAGACTACCGATTAACTCTCATTGATATTATCGCCCATTTATGTGAAATGTATCGCCGCTCAATTCCTAGAGATGCTTAA
- the kaiB gene encoding circadian clock protein KaiB, whose translation MINPKKTYVLKLYVAGNTPNSVRALKTLKDILEQEFEGVYALKVIDVLKNPQLAEEDKILATPTLSKILPPPVRKIIGDLSDREKVLIGLDLLYEELREEREFE comes from the coding sequence ATGATTAACCCCAAGAAAACCTACGTTCTCAAGCTTTACGTCGCGGGGAACACCCCCAACTCGGTGCGAGCTTTAAAAACACTCAAAGATATTTTAGAGCAAGAATTTGAAGGAGTTTATGCCCTCAAAGTGATTGATGTCTTGAAAAATCCTCAACTCGCCGAAGAGGATAAAATCTTGGCAACCCCCACCCTCTCCAAAATCCTGCCCCCTCCCGTCCGCAAAATCATTGGAGACCTCTCGGACCGCGAAAAAGTCTTGATCGGTTTAGACCTCCTCTATGAAGAATTACGAGAAGAACGAGAATTTGAGTGA